ACACGCAGGAAGGCTTTCTCGCCGAGGTGCGCGATGCCGGGCTGGCGAAGGCGGTGGTGGTGGGGCGGCACACGCCGTCCCAGCGTCTGCCCAACGAGCTGATCCATCGCATCACCCACGGCCACGACGAACTGCTGGGCATCGCCGGCGTCGATCCGGTGATCCAGGGCCGCGGCGCGGTGGACGAGGCCGAGCGCGCGATCCGCGAACTGGGGCTGGCGGGCATCGACATCGAGCCGGGCTTCGGCAGTCCGGCGCGGCATGTCGATGATCCGACCTATTTCCCGATCTACGAGGTGTGCGCGCAACTGGGCGTGCCGGTGTTCCTGATGACCGGGCCGACCACGCCGGACCCGCGCTTCAACGATCCCGCGCCGCTGGCCAACGTGGCGCGCGCGTTTCCGCAACTGCCCATCGTCTGCTACCACGGCTGGTGGCCGAACGTGTCGCAGGCCATCGGTGTGGCGTTCCGTTACGAGAACATCCACCTGGTGCCGGACATGTATCTGTTCATCGCCGGCAGCAAGCTTTACGTCGAGGCGGTGAACGGCTTTCTGGCCGACCAGTTCCTGTTCGGCTCGTCGTATCCGTTCCGCCCCATCCGCCAGTCGATCGGCGATTTCCTCGAACTCGGCTTTCGCGAGCCGGTGCTGGACAAACTGCTGTACGGCAACGCCGCCCGGCTGTTCGGGCTGCAGGGCTGATATTCCGCCGGCCGGCGGTCAGGGCCTGGCGCATCCTGGGTGTTCCGGACGGACCCGCCGCTCCAACGCAGGGCGGGCCGTCCGGCTTTTTTCGCGTGCGCGGACCTTCTGCCGCCAGCGGATCACACCGGTGACGAACAGCAGCAGGGGAAGGAAGCCGGCGATGCAGGCGAGGACGCGCCCGGCGGTTCCGAACGCCTCGCCGTTGTGCAGCGGATGCAGCCAGTCGAACACGGTGTCGCCGCCGCCGTTCCCGGCGGGGTCGCGGATGGCGAGGACCGCGCCGGTCGCCGGATGGAACCAGACCTGGGTGCGGGGGAATCTCCGTCCCGGCTCGAACGCCTGGTGGAGCCGGACCGAAACCGGCGTGCCGCCGGCGCCGGAGGTCTCGATCCAGCGCACTTCGGCACCCGGGAAGCGCTGGCCCGCCAGGGCGACCGCGGCGTCCAGCGACAGGGGAGGGCTTTCCTCCAGCGGCGGGACGGCGGGCAGGCGGGGCGGCGGAGACGGGGCCGAGAACGCTGACACCAGGCTGCGGGCCGTTTCCGGCAGGGCGAGCGCGCTGCCGGCGAGCGTCACCACCGCCAGCACGATCAGGCCGTAGACGCCGCCGATCACGTGCAGGTCGTAGTTCCGCCGCACCGCCCCGGCGCGCGGAACGGGACGCAGCGCCGCCGCGAAGCGCGCGCGTGAAGGCCACCACAGGTAGAGGCCCGTTGCCAGCGAAACCATCGCGAGCAGCCCTGCGATGCCGACCAGCGTCACGCCGGCGCGGTCCAGCAGCAGGCTGTAGTGCAGGTCGTAGATCCACGTCATCGCGGTGTCACCCCAGAACCGGCTGCTGGTGACGGCGAGGGTTTCCGGGTCCAGCGTGACCATCAGCGGCGCGAAGCTGCGCCCGGCGCGTTCCGCCGGCCTGTAATAGCGCGCCGTCACCGGGGAGTCGGGCGACAGCGGCATCTCGATCCGCCATGGCCCGTCGCGCCCGGGAAACGCCTGGCGCAACCGGTGGTGGACGGCATCGGCGGACACGGGCGCGGCAACCGCGTGCGCCGCCCGGATCGCCGGATTGAATGCCGCGTCGATGTCGAGGTAGAACACGAGCACGCTGCCGGTGAGCCCCAGCAGCGCGAACAACCCTCCCAGCCCCAGGCCGGTCCATAGATGGACGGCCAGCCAGATGCGCCGGGCCTGGCGCCGCGCCGGCCGCCGCACCTGCTCCGGGGGTGCCGCGCCGTCCACTAGAACCGCGCGGTGAGCATCGCGTGGATGCTGCGCGGGCTGCCCGGCGCATGCAGGGACTGGCTGCCGTCGTACCACACGTATTCGTAATAACGGTCGCCCAGGTTGCGCACCTGCAGTTCGACCTCCACCGCCTTCGACACGCGATAGGCGGCCGACACGTTCACCAGCGCATAGCCGCCGAACTTGCCGGTGGTGTTGGTGCGCTCCAGGTAGTAGCCGCTCTGGCCCTGCATCCAGGCCGACAGGCGCAGCGCGTCGCTCGGCCGGTAGTCCGCGCCGAGGTTGTAGAGCAGATGGGGAACGTGGTCGATCTCCTTGCCTTCGGTCTGCACCGAGGCGGCATCGGCCTTGAGGATCTTCGAGCGCTGCAGCGCGGCGCCGGCCCACAGCCCAAGCTTTGCCGTGGGCTGGGCGTTGAGCTGGACGTCCACCCCCTGGCGGCGGGTCTCGCCGATGTTCTCGGCGTCGTTGGCGGGGTCGTTCAGCCTGCGGCGCGCCTCGTTGGAGGCGGTCTGGCGCCACACGGCGACGCGGCCCTCGAGCCAGCCGAGCGGGCGGAATTTCATGCCCGCCTCCCAGCCCTCGTTGATCGACGGCGCCAGATCGTCGGCCTGGTTGACCTTGTAGGCGGCGGTACCGACCCCGACCTGGAAGCTGCGCCCCCAGTTGCCGTAGAGCGAATAGCCCTCGGCCAGCTTGTAGACGGCGCTCAGCTTGGGCTGCTCGATGAGGCCGTAGTCGTTGATGTCGTAGTTCGTGCCATTGAGCCGGTTGGCGTAGCTGCCGGAGACGGCGTCCACCCGGTAGGCCGGGGTGATGGTCAGATCCTTCGTCGGCCTGAGCACCGCCTGGATGA
This DNA window, taken from Thauera sp. K11, encodes the following:
- a CDS encoding PepSY-associated TM helix domain-containing protein — its product is MDGAAPPEQVRRPARRQARRIWLAVHLWTGLGLGGLFALLGLTGSVLVFYLDIDAAFNPAIRAAHAVAAPVSADAVHHRLRQAFPGRDGPWRIEMPLSPDSPVTARYYRPAERAGRSFAPLMVTLDPETLAVTSSRFWGDTAMTWIYDLHYSLLLDRAGVTLVGIAGLLAMVSLATGLYLWWPSRARFAAALRPVPRAGAVRRNYDLHVIGGVYGLIVLAVVTLAGSALALPETARSLVSAFSAPSPPPRLPAVPPLEESPPLSLDAAVALAGQRFPGAEVRWIETSGAGGTPVSVRLHQAFEPGRRFPRTQVWFHPATGAVLAIRDPAGNGGGDTVFDWLHPLHNGEAFGTAGRVLACIAGFLPLLLFVTGVIRWRQKVRAREKSRTARPALERRVRPEHPGCARP
- a CDS encoding amidohydrolase family protein, which codes for MKVIDMRCRPAFLHDFFGATPGTPEYDTARWLNRRVGTRGSDEHFTRSHTQEGFLAEVRDAGLAKAVVVGRHTPSQRLPNELIHRITHGHDELLGIAGVDPVIQGRGAVDEAERAIRELGLAGIDIEPGFGSPARHVDDPTYFPIYEVCAQLGVPVFLMTGPTTPDPRFNDPAPLANVARAFPQLPIVCYHGWWPNVSQAIGVAFRYENIHLVPDMYLFIAGSKLYVEAVNGFLADQFLFGSSYPFRPIRQSIGDFLELGFREPVLDKLLYGNAARLFGLQG